Part of the Ruegeria sp. AD91A genome, ACAATCAATCACCTTCCGTGAACAGCCCCCGCACAAATCACCGTTTTACCGGGCTGCGAACCTGCGGCATCGTTCGCGTATGACTTATGATTTGTATATCGGTGACCGCCTTTTCTCCAGCTGGTCGATGCGCGGCTGGTTGATGCTTGAGAAATTCAACCTGCCCCATAGAAGCCACATGATTGGCCTGTATTCGGGCACCATGACACAGGACATGGCTTCCCTGGCTCCAGCGCGACTTGTGCCCGCCCTGCGCTTGCCGGATGGAACTGTGGTCGGCGAAAGCCTGGCCATGGCCGAAACCCTCGCCGAGCACCACCCTGACGCCGGGTTGTGGCCATCAGATTCCGCAGCCCGGGCGACTGCCCGATGGCTATGCGCCGAGATGGTGGCGGGGTTTGGCGCCTTGCGAGGTGAATGCCCCATGCAATTGCTGCACGTCTGGCAGGATTTCAAACCATCGGATGAGACACTGGCAGATCTGGCACGCGTCGAAACACTCTGGGACCATGCACGCAAAGTGTCCGGTGCGGAACAAGGCCCGTTGTTTGTCACGTATTCGCTGGCGGACGTGTTTTACACACCCGTCGCAGCGCGGATCATCGGGTATGGGCTGCCAGTTTCAAAGGCGAACCGGGCCTATTGCCTGGACCTGTTGGCAGACCCCGCCGTCAGACAATGGCGCGCAATGGGCCTGACCGTCAGATACGACCCTTTTCCCTATCGTCAGGACTTGTCGTCCAAGCCCTGGCCGATCGGAGGGGTTTCAACCGCCATGCCGGTATCCGGCCCGTCAATCAACGAAGTTTGCCCTTATTCCGGCGAACCGGTCGTGGAGTTTCTGGAGTTGGATGGCAAATGCTGGGGCTTCTGCAATCCATTCTGCCGCGACAAAACCGTTGCAGATCCCGACGCGTGGCCCAAATTCGCTGCCTTGCGCGCAACCGTTAACGACTCTTAAACCACAACCATGGCAGCAACGTCCTGTTAACCAAGAACAGGACTGCCATGGTTGCCCGTGCCCACACTGTCGCGTTTCAAGGGGTCGATGCCCGCCCGGTCGAAGTGCAATGTGCCGTCTCACCCGGCTTGCCGGCCTTTTCCATCGTGGGCCTTCCAGACAAGGCTGTGTCCGAAGCCCGGGACCGTGTCCGCAGCGCGCTGAGTGCGATGGCCATCGCCCTGCCCTCGAAACGAATTACGATTAACCTGTCTCCTGCCGATCTGCCCAAGGAAGGTAGTCATTTTGACCTGCCCATCGCGGTCGCGCTGTTGTCCGCGCTCGAGATCATCCCGGCCGATGCCGCCGAAGGAACAGTTGCACTGGGAGAGTTGTCGCTTGATGGCTCCCTGGTGCCTGTTGTCGGTGCCCTGCCCGCGGCCATGACGGCAGCTTCCGAGGATCGCATGTTGCTTTGTCCCAAAGCCTCCAGCGCTGAAGCGGCATGGGTCGACGCCACTCAGGTTATCGGCGCGGATTCCCTTGGTGATGTTGTCCGCCATTTCTCGGGACAGTCCCCTTTGCCGGCGGCACAACCCGGCGAGGTGAAGCTGACGCCCAGCGCGCGGGATCTGCGCGATGTAAAAGGACAGGAACGCGCCAAACGCGCCTTGGAAATCGCGGCAGCCGGGCGTCACCATCTGATCATGATCGGCACGCCGGGGTCGGGCAAATCCATGCTGGCTGCTCGGCTTCCGGGCATCTTGCCTCCGCTAACGGCGGTCGAAGCGTTGGAAACTTCGATGATCCAGTCCCTATGCGGGTTGCTGGACGAAGGCGGCATCAACCGCACACGTCCTTTTCGGGAACCGCATCATACGGCTTCGATGGCAGCCATTGTCGGTGGTGGCAAAGGTGCCAAACCCGGTGAAATCTCACTGGCGCATAACGGCGTGCTGTTCATGGATGAGTTCCCCGAGTTTCCGCGTACAGTTCTGGAAACCCTGCGCCAACCAATTGAATCCGGAGAAGTCATGGTGGCACGGGCCAATGCCCATGTGAAATACCCCTGCCGCTTCATGCTTGTGGCCGCTGCGAACCCATGCAAATGCGGCTATCTGACGGATCCCTCACGAGCCTGCTCTCGCGCACCCGGCTGCGGCGAGGATTATCTGAACCGTATCTCGGGGCCCCTGATGGACAGGTTCGACCTGCGGATCGAAGTCCCGCCCGTGGGTTTCACCGATCTTGATCTGCCCCCATCCGGCGACAGCTCGGCGACAGTTGCCGTACGTGTTGAAAACGCCCGCGCCATTCAGGCAGACCGGTTTCGGGAAACACCGAACCTGCGCCAGAATTCCGACGCCGAAGGCAGGGTTCTGGAAGAGATCACAACACCTGACGCCGAAGGAAAAGCGGTGTTGCTGAAAGCAGCCGATCGGTTCGGGCTATCGGCCCGCGCCTTTCACCGCATCCTGAGAGTGGCGCGGACGATCGCCGATCTGGACGGTTCAGCCGACATCCGCAGGCCACATGTGGCAGAGGCGCTGAGCTTTCGCATCAGCGCCCGGGTCATGGCCTAAACCTTGGCTTCTATCGCCTGCCAGATTTTCTCGGCAATATTGACGCCGTCGAACCGTTCCAGCTCCTGAATACCGGTGGGCGAGGTCACGTTGATCTCGGTCAGGTAGTCGCCAATAATGTCGATCCCGACAAATATCTGACCTTTTTCTTTCAGCAGCGGTCCGATGGCGGCGCAGATTTCCAGATCACGCTCGGACAACCCGATCTTTTCCGGGCGACCGCCCACATGCATGTTTGAGCGCGTTTCGCCTGCGGCGGGAACCCGGTTGATAGCACCAACCGGTTCGCCGTCCACCAGGATCACGCGCTTGTCGCCATTGCTGACATCTGGCAGGAATTTCTGCACGATCAGAGGCTCGCGCGAGAACCCCGTGAACAACTCGTGCAGAGAGGTCAGGTTGCGGTCATTGGCATCCAGTCGGAACACGCCAGCACCGCCATTGCCATAGAGCGGCTTGAGGATGATATCGCCGTGCTTTTCCTTGAACGCCTTGATCGTCTGCAGATCGCGGGCAATCGTCGTGGGCGGGGTCAGGTCGGGAAAATCCAGAACCAGCAGTTTTTCAGGATAGTTCCGCACCCAGAACGGGTCGTTGACCACCAGCGTTCGCCCTTTGAGGCGGTCCAGTAGGTGAGTCGACGTGATGTAGTGCATGTCAAAGGGTGGATCCTGACGCAGCCAGACCACATCGAAGTCGGCCAGGTCAG contains:
- a CDS encoding YifB family Mg chelatase-like AAA ATPase — its product is MVARAHTVAFQGVDARPVEVQCAVSPGLPAFSIVGLPDKAVSEARDRVRSALSAMAIALPSKRITINLSPADLPKEGSHFDLPIAVALLSALEIIPADAAEGTVALGELSLDGSLVPVVGALPAAMTAASEDRMLLCPKASSAEAAWVDATQVIGADSLGDVVRHFSGQSPLPAAQPGEVKLTPSARDLRDVKGQERAKRALEIAAAGRHHLIMIGTPGSGKSMLAARLPGILPPLTAVEALETSMIQSLCGLLDEGGINRTRPFREPHHTASMAAIVGGGKGAKPGEISLAHNGVLFMDEFPEFPRTVLETLRQPIESGEVMVARANAHVKYPCRFMLVAAANPCKCGYLTDPSRACSRAPGCGEDYLNRISGPLMDRFDLRIEVPPVGFTDLDLPPSGDSSATVAVRVENARAIQADRFRETPNLRQNSDAEGRVLEEITTPDAEGKAVLLKAADRFGLSARAFHRILRVARTIADLDGSADIRRPHVAEALSFRISARVMA
- the gshB gene encoding glutathione synthase; the encoded protein is MKIAFQMDPIGDVDINADSSFRLAEEAQVRGHSLFFYGPDQLAYQEGRITARGHDMTVQRVAGDPAVLGSEREADLADFDVVWLRQDPPFDMHYITSTHLLDRLKGRTLVVNDPFWVRNYPEKLLVLDFPDLTPPTTIARDLQTIKAFKEKHGDIILKPLYGNGGAGVFRLDANDRNLTSLHELFTGFSREPLIVQKFLPDVSNGDKRVILVDGEPVGAINRVPAAGETRSNMHVGGRPEKIGLSERDLEICAAIGPLLKEKGQIFVGIDIIGDYLTEINVTSPTGIQELERFDGVNIAEKIWQAIEAKV
- a CDS encoding glutathione S-transferase; the protein is MTYDLYIGDRLFSSWSMRGWLMLEKFNLPHRSHMIGLYSGTMTQDMASLAPARLVPALRLPDGTVVGESLAMAETLAEHHPDAGLWPSDSAARATARWLCAEMVAGFGALRGECPMQLLHVWQDFKPSDETLADLARVETLWDHARKVSGAEQGPLFVTYSLADVFYTPVAARIIGYGLPVSKANRAYCLDLLADPAVRQWRAMGLTVRYDPFPYRQDLSSKPWPIGGVSTAMPVSGPSINEVCPYSGEPVVEFLELDGKCWGFCNPFCRDKTVADPDAWPKFAALRATVNDS